One Brassica napus cultivar Da-Ae chromosome C4, Da-Ae, whole genome shotgun sequence genomic region harbors:
- the LOC106398121 gene encoding uncharacterized protein LOC106398121, whose amino-acid sequence MQPLRRSSRLTRNTNSAHLSTQVPETAVSSSRKISRKSSQRRIRCTPPPEDSEPEVESLSKENSSEEEEDMQQEILPKETRYENSRTAFQGLYQEKLDLLRPSKKHMSARFMTQGARERYVSLKPRKFIHQQRLSLSDKNLQDVKKVVADAGLLYMVCDSDSFQPSIVREFVANLGDAEPWGDGVAVYVRGSLIEFSPSLINTMYCIPRCEEDSSWMNEKLDKVCTLLSGNRIKRWEDMSSKYLTVTNQVLYKLVCSNWIPTMSYTAMNAERLRFIYMLHLRKGFNFGKIIYHQILRMAENTETEKKRRIILPTLIQQVILIQRTVPPDNSDEAESDFPKLVIKDKKAGLGSGADSKEPNLEEDIDQAITFLKGIRSRLRSKMSLRGKCVFDHYLMVFVLMCISAGGEYPLQREDEDTESG is encoded by the coding sequence ATGCAACCGTTAAGGCGAAGCTCGCGACTAACTCGCAACACCAACTCAGCACACCTGTCGACACAGGTGCCTGAAACTGCCGTCTCCAGCTCTCGGAAAATCTCACGCAAATCCTCCCAACGCCGAATCAGATGCACTCCGCCTCCGGAGGACTCCGAACCCGAAGTGGAGTCTCTGTCCAAAGAGAACTCAtcggaagaggaggaagacaTGCAGCAAGAGATTCTTCCCAAAGAAACACGGTATGAAAACAGTCGAACTGCGTTTCAGGGTTTGTATCAAGAAAAACTAGATCTACTGCGACCATCAAAGAAACATATGTCAGCCAGATTCATGACTCAAGGGGCTAGAGAAAGGTATGTCAGTCTCAAACCGAGAAAGTTCATTCACCAGCaacgtctctctctctcggatAAGAACCTCCAAGATGTCAAGAAGGTAGTTGCTGACGCCGGGCTACTCTATATGGTCTGTGACTCTGATTCATTCCAGCCGTCTATAGTTCGTGAATTTGTGGCCAATTTAGGGGATGCTGAACCTTGGGGAGATGGGGTTGCAGTCTACGTACGAGGATCGTTGATAGAATTCTCTCCGAGTTTGATCAACACAATGTACTGCATTCCGCGCTGTGAGGAAGACTCTAGCTGGATGAATGAGAAACTTGATAAAGTCTGCACCCTCCTCTCTGGGAACAGAATCAAACGTTGGGAAGACATGAGCTCGAAATACTTGACAGTCACAAATCAAGTGTTGTACAAACTAGTGTGCTCAAACTGGATCCCAACGATGAGCTACACAGCCATGAATGCTGAACGTCTCCGATTCATCTACATGCTTCATCTTCGGAAAGGATTCAACTTCGGGAAGATCATCTACCACCAGATTCTGAGAATGGCTGAGAACACCGAgactgaaaagaaaagaaggatCATCTTGCCCACCTTAATCCAGCAAGTCATCCTTATTCAGCGCACTGTACCTCCAGACAACAGTGATGAAGCGGAGTCAGACTTTCCTAAGCTGGTTATCAAGGACAAGAAAGCTGGTCTTGGCTCTGGAGCGGATTCGAAGGAACCTAATCTCGAAGAAGACATTGACCAAGCGATCACCTTCCTCAAAGGAATTCGCAGCAGGCTCAGGAGTAAGATGTCTTTGCGGGGTAAATGTGTTTTCGATCACTATCTAATGGTTTTTGTCTTAATGTGCATCTCTGCAGGGGGAGAATATCCACTCCAAAGGGAGGATGAAGACACAGAGAGTGGCTAA
- the LOC106400283 gene encoding mitogen-activated protein kinase kinase kinase 17-like encodes MAKKTSFLKYSEDLEKEVRIMDRFFSINFNTVRATSPAVSYETMPFNVKVCSIHMEVAPHGSLKDMLTKAGGTLPENVIGYCIFQVLEGLRDLHQHGYVHCDLKPENILIFPSYAHEDLCELKLGDFGSAKEPNGPDPVDGFLFEDNPGYLVPEAVGPRGVISSAVDIWSLGTMVIEMMGITISGWSDYVPGTLSQMTWDFVRRCRVRNPGDRATAEELMSHEFVRQSLGAPPLELLPVPSCLSNGVG; translated from the coding sequence ATGGCTAAGAAAACATCTTTCCTCAAATACTCGGAGGATCTCGAGAAAGAAGTAAGGATCATGGATCGCTTCTTTTCAATCAATTTCAACACCGTGAGAGCCACGAGCCCTGCTGTCTCCTACGAAACCATGCCATTCAACGTGAAAGTCTGTTCCATTCACATGGAAGTCGCACCACATGGTTCACTCAAAGACATGCTGACCAAAGCCGGCGGGACATTACCGGAGAACGTCATCGGTTATTGCATTTTCCAGGTTCTTGAAGGGCTCAGGGATCTTCACCAACACGGTTATGTCCATTGTGATCTCAAGCCAGAGAACATACTCATCTTCCCGAGCTATGCTCATGAAGATCTTTGCGAGCTCAAACTTGGTGACTTCGGTTCGGCTAAGGAACCCAATGGACCTGATCCAGTGGATGGGTTTTTGTTCGAGGACAATCCGGGTTATTTGGTTCCTGAGGCGGTCGGGCCACGTGGAGTGATCTCTTCGGCGGTTGATATCTGGTCCTTAGGTACCATGGTGATTGAGATGATGGGTATTACTATAAGTGGATGGAGTGATTACGTGCCGGGGACTCTATCGCAGATGACTTGGGACTTTGTGAGGAGATGTAGAGTGCGGAACCCGGGGGATAGAGCCACTGCGGAGGAGCTCATGAGTCATGAGTTTGTTAGACAAAGTCTTGGGGCTCCACCGCTTGAGCTGCTTCCAGTTCCTTCATGCTTAAGTAATGGAGTGGGTTAA